One genomic window of Actinoalloteichus hoggarensis includes the following:
- a CDS encoding SAM-dependent methyltransferase, with product MTRWTRTPFPVTLEMPNAARVYDFYLGGSRNFAADREFARHAMQVMPEIRDLCIYNRLLGRSLVHRFIARGIRQFLDIGSGIPTVGNTHEVAQRLIDDSRVVYVDNEPLTVGQSRLLLAGDERAMIVEADVRDPELILAAAADSGLLDLSRPVALLMTALLHFIPEADRPTGFLSRYHDALAPGSVFAYTHLTADHRPDQMGRFARLYHDTPTPVVIRTRAEIEALLSGFTPLGGANDGMAWVHEQSEITGLEHVAALGYLVVGLKD from the coding sequence ATGACCCGGTGGACCAGAACGCCGTTTCCGGTGACGCTGGAGATGCCCAACGCCGCACGGGTGTACGACTTCTACCTTGGTGGCAGTCGCAACTTCGCCGCCGACCGCGAGTTCGCCCGCCATGCGATGCAGGTGATGCCCGAGATTCGGGATCTGTGCATCTACAACCGGCTGCTCGGTCGGAGTCTGGTGCACCGGTTCATCGCCAGGGGAATCCGACAGTTCCTCGACATCGGCTCCGGCATTCCGACGGTCGGCAACACCCACGAGGTGGCCCAGCGGCTGATCGACGACAGTCGCGTCGTCTACGTCGACAATGAACCGCTCACGGTCGGACAAAGCAGACTTCTCCTCGCGGGCGACGAACGCGCGATGATCGTGGAGGCGGACGTCCGCGATCCGGAGCTCATCCTCGCCGCGGCGGCCGATTCCGGTTTACTGGACCTGAGCCGTCCGGTGGCGCTGCTCATGACGGCCCTGCTGCACTTCATCCCGGAAGCCGACAGACCGACCGGCTTCCTGTCCCGCTACCACGACGCGCTGGCCCCCGGCAGCGTCTTCGCCTACACCCACCTGACCGCCGATCACCGACCCGACCAGATGGGACGATTCGCCAGGCTCTATCACGACACGCCGACTCCGGTCGTCATCAGGACGCGGGCGGAGATCGAGGCGTTGTTGAGCGGATTCACTCCATTGGGCGGCGCGAACGACGGCATGGCCTGGGTACACGAACAGAGCGAGATCACCGGTCTGGAGCATGTCGCCGCGTTGGGTTATCTGGTAGTCGGCCTCAAGGACTGA